The Lysobacter panacisoli genome includes a window with the following:
- a CDS encoding TraB/GumN family protein — MSETLQALLETQPHAIVERDGVRYTLLGTAHVSQASVDAVRDAIGTGAFDAVAVELDAQRLQALTDPDALARLDLVQVIRTGKTALFAANLALAAYQRRLAEQLGIEPGAELKRAVLEARQRDLPVHLIDRDVGLTFKRASAGLGMWGRIKLATGLVTALFVDEEVGEEEIEKLKQGDMLESSFSEFASDSPELYESVIAERDRYMAARLRETHGDAREVLAVVGAGHLAGLARHLREETREPDAIRAELESVHKKSKTPWFGIAIVALIAAGITIGFWRGGFAMGADLLLQWVACTAGFAAVGCALATAHPLSILTAAFFAPLKPFRLGVPTGTFSALTEARIRKPTYADFMSLRDDVQSVRGWYRNRVARVLVTFLLTNLGSAIGAWAGLFRIGGRLMH, encoded by the coding sequence CTGCTCGGCACGGCGCACGTGTCGCAGGCCAGCGTCGACGCGGTGCGCGATGCGATCGGCACCGGCGCCTTCGACGCGGTCGCGGTCGAACTCGACGCACAGCGCCTGCAGGCGCTGACCGACCCGGACGCGCTTGCGCGCCTGGACCTGGTGCAGGTGATCCGCACCGGCAAGACCGCACTGTTCGCGGCCAACCTCGCCCTCGCCGCCTACCAGCGCCGTCTCGCCGAGCAACTGGGCATCGAGCCCGGTGCGGAGCTCAAGCGCGCCGTGCTGGAAGCGCGTCAGCGCGACCTGCCCGTGCACCTGATCGACCGCGACGTCGGATTGACCTTCAAGCGCGCCAGCGCCGGCCTGGGCATGTGGGGACGCATCAAGCTCGCGACCGGTCTGGTCACCGCGCTGTTCGTGGACGAGGAAGTCGGTGAGGAAGAAATCGAGAAGCTCAAGCAGGGCGACATGCTCGAGTCGAGTTTCAGCGAATTCGCCAGCGACAGCCCAGAGTTGTACGAAAGCGTGATCGCCGAGCGCGACCGCTACATGGCCGCGCGCCTGCGCGAAACGCATGGCGACGCGCGTGAAGTGCTGGCGGTGGTCGGTGCCGGCCATCTCGCGGGCCTGGCGCGGCACCTGCGCGAGGAAACCCGCGAGCCGGACGCGATCCGCGCCGAGCTGGAAAGCGTGCACAAGAAGAGCAAGACGCCGTGGTTCGGCATCGCCATCGTCGCGCTGATCGCCGCCGGCATCACGATCGGCTTCTGGCGCGGCGGCTTCGCGATGGGCGCGGACCTGCTGCTGCAATGGGTCGCCTGCACCGCGGGCTTCGCGGCAGTCGGCTGCGCCCTGGCGACCGCGCATCCGCTGAGCATCCTGACCGCGGCATTCTTCGCACCGCTCAAGCCATTCCGCCTCGGTGTTCCGACCGGCACCTTCAGCGCGCTGACCGAAGCGCGCATCCGCAAGCCGACGTATGCCGACTTCATGTCCCTGCGCGACGACGTGCAGAGCGTGCGTGGCTGGTACCGCAATCGCGTCGCACGCGTGCTGGTGACCTTCCTGCTGACCAACCTCGGCTCCGCCATCGGCGCATGGGCAGGACTGTTCCGTATCGGCGGACGCCTGATGCACTGA
- a CDS encoding DUF817 domain-containing protein has protein sequence MEHALHRFASRLLARHRGTRAWRFAIELLVFGARQGWSCLFGGILLVLILATRLYWPEASPIARYDALFVMAVLVQLGLLVTRLEQPSEAGVILVFHIVGTAMEVFKTHMGSWSYPEANFLRLGGVPLFSGFMYAAVGSYMARVYRVFDIRLDGYPRIGVTVVLAAAIYGNFFAHHFLPDLRWLLFAATGVIFGRVRMHYRALEGTHSMPLLLAFGLVAMFIWLAENIATWSSVWLYPNQLGSWSPVGLGKLGSWYLLMIISVVLVTLVHPPECSVNAQSREDGGDAWPSSRSRA, from the coding sequence ATGGAGCATGCATTACATCGTTTCGCCAGCCGACTGCTCGCCCGTCATCGCGGGACTCGCGCCTGGCGTTTCGCGATCGAGCTGCTCGTCTTCGGTGCGCGCCAGGGATGGTCCTGCCTGTTCGGCGGCATCCTGCTGGTGCTGATCCTCGCAACGCGGCTGTACTGGCCAGAAGCGTCGCCGATCGCGCGCTACGACGCATTGTTCGTGATGGCCGTGCTCGTGCAGCTGGGCCTGCTGGTGACGCGTCTCGAGCAGCCCTCGGAAGCGGGCGTGATCCTCGTCTTCCACATCGTCGGCACGGCGATGGAGGTGTTCAAGACGCACATGGGCTCCTGGTCCTATCCGGAGGCGAACTTCCTTCGATTGGGCGGAGTGCCGTTGTTCAGTGGCTTCATGTACGCCGCGGTAGGTTCGTACATGGCGCGGGTGTACCGCGTGTTCGACATTCGACTGGACGGCTATCCGCGCATCGGCGTCACCGTGGTGCTCGCCGCCGCCATCTACGGCAACTTCTTCGCCCACCACTTCCTGCCAGACCTGCGATGGCTGCTGTTCGCTGCGACCGGTGTGATCTTCGGGCGGGTGCGCATGCATTACCGCGCGCTCGAAGGCACCCACAGCATGCCGCTGCTGCTCGCGTTCGGACTGGTCGCGATGTTCATCTGGCTGGCGGAGAACATCGCGACGTGGTCCAGCGTCTGGCTCTATCCGAACCAGCTCGGGAGCTGGTCGCCGGTCGGGCTGGGAAAGCTCGGTTCGTGGTACCTGCTGATGATCATCTCGGTGGTGCTGGTGACGCTGGTGCACCCACCGGAGTGTTCCGTCAACGCGCAGTCGCGCGAGGACGGGGGCGACGCATGGCCTTCCTCGCGCAGTCGCGCTTGA
- a CDS encoding efflux RND transporter permease subunit → MTIAELSIKRPVTAIMFFISLFVIGLIAAIRLPLEAFPEVSPPFIFVQLPYTGSTPEEVERTLLRPVEESLSTMTGIKRMDANARADGAEIFMQFSDWNRDVAIAASEARERIDAIRDDLPEDLQRYNVFKFSTTDEPVLRVRLASKSDLTGAYDMIDREFKRRIERIPGVARVDVTGAAPNEVEIAIDPDRLTAHNLSLNDLNKRLQEVNFSISAGQIDDGGRRLRVQPVGEITDLQQLRDLVIDSKGVRLGDIAEIRLKPQRMNYGRRLDGRPAIGLDIFKERNANLVDVSSKALAEVEAIRKQPELSDIRIIIIDNQGENVTKSLLELAEAGGIGLLLSIAVLFFFLRHWPSTLMVTLAIPICFVMTLGFMYFTGVTLNILSMMGLLLAVGMLVDNAVVVVESIYQERERLPDQPVMASILGTKHVAIALSAGTLCHCIVFLPNLFGDRNFLSIYLSQIAITISVSLLASWLVAVSLIPMISARLKTPPAVKSDRGLIPRMQKHYAQFLRWTLEHRGKAVLGILMIIAVSIVPFQLTKKNMFGGDDGTETNIFYQWKGAYTKEQMSDEILKVEKFLDVNRKKYNITQIYSYYSEQGWGGTRITFDTEKISESKAIIEKLRKDIPKSARANIGIGNQGGGGGGGGPGQNVQVQLVGDSTETLVELANDIVPILAKRKELRDVRVDIGDQNSELSVHVDRERAASFGFSAQEVASFVGLALRGAPLREFRRGETEVPVWVRFAGAEDFGMEDIASFTVRAPDGRTVPLLAMVDVAVKPSATQIQRANRQTTVAIQANLGDKITVPEARKAMEESLKSIAFPAGYTFSFESGAFEDEAEANKQMMFNLLIALIMIYVVMAAVFESLLFPSAIMSGVLFSVFGVFWLFWLTGTEFNIMAFIGILVLMGVVVNNGIVMIEHINNLRRRGLSRTDALVEGSRERLRPILMTMGTAILAMVPISLTQTQIGGDGPPYYPMARAIAGGLAFSTVVSLLFLPTIYAMLDDLRTGTARMVRRARGKPEAVPAAAVAALRAD, encoded by the coding sequence ATGACCATTGCGGAGCTCAGCATCAAGCGGCCGGTCACGGCGATCATGTTCTTCATATCGCTGTTCGTGATCGGCCTGATCGCAGCGATCCGCCTGCCGCTTGAAGCGTTCCCGGAAGTCTCGCCGCCCTTCATCTTCGTCCAGCTTCCGTACACCGGCTCCACCCCCGAGGAGGTGGAGCGCACGCTGCTGCGTCCGGTGGAGGAATCGCTGTCGACGATGACCGGCATCAAGCGCATGGATGCCAATGCGCGTGCCGACGGCGCCGAGATCTTCATGCAGTTCTCCGACTGGAACCGCGATGTCGCCATCGCGGCCTCGGAAGCGCGCGAGCGCATCGACGCGATCCGCGACGACCTGCCGGAAGACCTGCAGCGTTACAACGTCTTCAAGTTCTCCACCACGGACGAACCCGTCCTGCGCGTGCGACTGGCCAGCAAGAGCGACCTGACCGGCGCGTACGACATGATCGACCGCGAGTTCAAGCGGCGCATCGAACGCATCCCGGGCGTCGCGCGCGTCGATGTGACCGGCGCGGCGCCGAACGAAGTCGAGATCGCGATCGATCCGGACCGCCTGACCGCGCACAACCTCAGCCTCAACGATCTGAACAAGCGTCTGCAGGAGGTCAACTTCTCGATCTCCGCCGGCCAGATCGACGACGGCGGGCGGCGCCTGCGCGTGCAGCCGGTGGGTGAGATCACCGACCTGCAGCAGCTGCGCGACCTGGTGATCGACAGCAAGGGCGTGCGCCTGGGCGACATCGCCGAGATCCGGCTCAAGCCGCAGCGCATGAACTACGGTCGCCGTCTCGACGGACGACCCGCGATCGGCCTGGACATCTTCAAGGAGCGCAATGCGAACCTGGTGGATGTGTCGAGCAAGGCGCTGGCGGAAGTCGAGGCGATCCGCAAGCAGCCCGAGCTGAGCGACATCCGCATCATCATCATCGACAACCAGGGCGAGAACGTCACCAAGTCGCTGCTGGAATTGGCCGAGGCCGGCGGCATCGGCCTGTTGCTGTCGATCGCGGTGCTGTTCTTCTTCCTGCGCCACTGGCCGTCGACGCTGATGGTGACGCTGGCCATCCCGATCTGCTTCGTGATGACGCTGGGCTTCATGTACTTCACCGGCGTCACGCTCAACATCCTGTCGATGATGGGCCTGCTGCTGGCGGTGGGCATGCTGGTCGACAACGCGGTCGTGGTGGTGGAGAGCATCTACCAGGAACGCGAACGCCTGCCTGACCAGCCGGTGATGGCGTCGATCCTGGGCACCAAGCACGTCGCCATCGCGCTGTCGGCGGGCACGCTGTGCCACTGCATCGTGTTCCTGCCCAACCTGTTCGGCGACCGCAACTTCCTGAGCATCTACCTGTCGCAGATCGCGATCACCATCTCGGTGTCGCTGCTGGCCTCGTGGCTGGTCGCGGTGAGCCTGATCCCGATGATCTCCGCGCGACTGAAGACGCCGCCGGCGGTGAAGTCCGATCGCGGCCTGATCCCGCGCATGCAGAAGCACTACGCGCAGTTCCTGCGCTGGACGCTTGAGCATCGCGGCAAGGCCGTGCTCGGCATCCTGATGATCATCGCCGTCAGCATCGTGCCGTTCCAGCTGACCAAGAAGAACATGTTCGGTGGCGACGACGGCACCGAGACCAACATCTTCTACCAGTGGAAGGGCGCGTACACGAAGGAGCAGATGTCGGACGAGATCCTCAAGGTCGAGAAGTTCCTCGACGTGAACCGCAAGAAGTACAACATCACCCAGATCTACTCGTACTACAGCGAGCAGGGCTGGGGCGGTACGCGCATCACTTTCGACACCGAGAAGATCAGCGAGTCCAAGGCGATCATCGAGAAGTTGCGCAAGGACATCCCGAAGTCGGCCCGTGCCAACATCGGCATCGGCAACCAGGGCGGTGGTGGCGGCGGCGGTGGCCCGGGCCAGAACGTACAGGTGCAGCTGGTCGGCGATTCGACCGAAACCCTGGTCGAACTGGCCAACGACATCGTGCCGATCCTCGCCAAGCGCAAGGAGCTGCGCGACGTGCGCGTCGACATCGGCGACCAGAACAGCGAGCTGTCGGTGCACGTGGATCGCGAGCGCGCGGCCTCGTTCGGCTTCAGCGCGCAGGAAGTGGCCAGCTTCGTCGGCCTGGCGCTACGTGGCGCTCCGCTGCGCGAGTTCCGTCGCGGCGAGACCGAAGTGCCGGTGTGGGTGCGTTTCGCCGGCGCCGAAGACTTCGGCATGGAAGACATCGCCAGCTTCACCGTGCGCGCGCCGGATGGCCGCACCGTGCCGCTGCTGGCGATGGTCGATGTCGCGGTCAAGCCGTCGGCGACGCAGATCCAGCGCGCCAACCGCCAGACCACGGTCGCGATCCAGGCCAACCTCGGCGACAAGATCACCGTGCCCGAAGCGCGCAAGGCGATGGAAGAATCGCTCAAGTCGATCGCGTTCCCGGCCGGTTACACCTTCAGCTTCGAGTCGGGTGCATTCGAGGACGAAGCCGAGGCGAACAAGCAGATGATGTTCAACCTGCTGATCGCGCTGATCATGATCTACGTGGTCATGGCGGCGGTGTTCGAATCGCTGCTGTTCCCGTCGGCGATCATGAGCGGCGTGCTGTTCTCGGTGTTCGGTGTGTTCTGGCTGTTCTGGCTGACCGGCACAGAATTCAACATCATGGCCTTCATCGGCATCCTGGTGCTGATGGGCGTGGTGGTGAACAACGGCATCGTGATGATCGAGCACATCAACAACCTGCGTCGTCGTGGCCTGTCGCGGACCGATGCGCTGGTGGAAGGCAGCCGCGAACGCCTGCGTCCGATCCTCATGACGATGGGCACGGCGATCCTGGCGATGGTGCCGATCTCACTGACGCAGACGCAGATCGGCGGCGACGGTCCGCCGTACTACCCGATGGCGCGCGCAATCGCCGGTGGCCTCGCGTTCTCGACGGTGGTCAGCCTGCTGTTCCTGCCGACCATCTACGCGATGCTCGACGACCTGCGCACCGGCACCGCGCGCATGGTGCGTCGCGCACGCGGAAAGCCCGAGGCCGTGCCCGCGGCGGCGGTGGCGGCGCTCAGGGCGGACTAA
- a CDS encoding efflux RND transporter permease subunit, with translation MTHPANTPGFNLVEFSTRRRVTVMMVTLTFVLFGLIALGDLKVNLLPDLSYPTLTVRTEYTGAAPAEIETLISEPVEEAVGVVKGLRKLKSVSRTGQSDVVLEFAWGTDMDQASLEVRDKMEVVQLPLEAKAPVLLRFNPSTEPILRIALSPKDEASSDTEALRQLTAMRRYADDDLKKKLEPVEGVAAVKVGGGLEDEIQVDIDQQKLAQLNLPIDNVIQRLQQENINVSGGRLEEGSQRYLVRTVNQFASVPEIREMLVATQSGGDNAAASAAAQMAAIAAQTGSAEAMAAAASVQSASGGAGSTVAGGMPVRLKDVAEVRQGFKEREAIIRLAGKEAVELAIYKEGDANTVATADAIQKRLDEIKEQIPPDITLTTTDDQSTFIRHAISDVKKDAVIGGALAILIIFLFLRDGWSTFVISLSLPVSIIATFFFMGQMGLSLNVMSLGGLALATGLVVDDSIVVLESIAKARERGLGVLDAAIAGTREVSMAVVASTLTTIAVFLPLVFVQGIAGQLFRDQALTVALAIGISLIVSMTLIPMLSALKGRPPMAFAEEAPHPRWEPKAKVGKPFAYLVHGFNWLLRMLFFVIAWGIVRAWRGLVRVVGPIMRKASDLSMAPYGRAESGYLKLLPTALNRPALVLGSAAVAFALTLLAVPMLGADLIPQLAQDRFEMTVKLPPGTPLRDTDALVRELQQKHAKDEGIRTLYGVSGTGTRLDANPTESGENIGKLTVVMEDGGSKAIEASETERLRETMKAHPSAQVDFSRPELFSFSTPLEIELRGQDLAGIQQAGQQMAKMLRANPHYADVKSTVEEGFPEIQIRFDQDRAGALGLTTRQIADVVVKKVRGDVATRYSFRDRKIDVLVRARETDRASVDSIRRLIVNPGSTRPVTLDAVADVVATTGPSEIHRADQVRVAIVSANLRDIDLGTAVAEVQDMVGRQPLGAGVSMHIGGQGEELAESVKSLLFAFGLAVFLVYLVMASQFESLLHPFVILFTIPLALVGAVLALLITNSPVSVVVFIGLILLVGLVVKNAIILVDKVNQLRENGVGKREALIEGARSRLRPIIMTTMCTLFGFLPLALAMGEGAEVRSPMAITVIGGLLVSTLLTLVVIPVVYDLLDRRADEYYVNRAKRTHAPIAGGDADGTVEPV, from the coding sequence GTGACGCATCCTGCGAACACGCCCGGCTTCAACCTGGTGGAATTCTCCACTCGCCGTCGCGTGACGGTGATGATGGTGACGCTCACTTTCGTCCTGTTCGGCCTGATCGCGCTGGGCGATCTCAAGGTCAACCTGCTGCCGGACCTGAGCTATCCCACGCTGACGGTCCGCACCGAGTACACCGGTGCGGCCCCGGCGGAAATCGAAACCCTGATCAGCGAGCCGGTCGAAGAGGCCGTCGGCGTGGTCAAGGGACTGCGCAAGCTCAAGTCGGTTTCGCGCACGGGCCAGAGCGACGTCGTGCTCGAGTTCGCCTGGGGCACCGACATGGACCAGGCCAGCCTCGAAGTGCGCGACAAGATGGAAGTCGTGCAGCTGCCGCTGGAGGCCAAGGCGCCGGTGCTGCTGCGCTTCAATCCGTCGACCGAGCCGATACTGCGCATCGCGCTGTCGCCCAAGGACGAAGCGTCCAGCGACACCGAAGCGCTGCGCCAGCTCACCGCGATGCGCCGCTACGCCGACGACGACCTGAAGAAGAAGCTCGAGCCGGTCGAAGGCGTCGCCGCGGTGAAGGTCGGCGGTGGCCTCGAGGACGAGATCCAGGTCGACATCGACCAGCAGAAGCTCGCACAGCTCAACCTGCCGATCGACAACGTCATCCAGCGTTTGCAGCAGGAAAACATCAACGTTTCCGGCGGCCGTCTGGAAGAAGGTTCGCAGCGTTACCTCGTGCGCACGGTGAACCAGTTCGCCAGCGTGCCGGAAATCCGCGAGATGCTGGTCGCCACGCAGAGCGGCGGCGACAACGCGGCCGCGAGCGCGGCGGCGCAGATGGCCGCGATCGCGGCGCAGACCGGTTCTGCCGAGGCGATGGCCGCGGCGGCGTCGGTGCAGAGCGCCAGCGGCGGCGCCGGTTCCACCGTCGCCGGCGGCATGCCCGTGCGCCTGAAGGACGTGGCCGAGGTCCGCCAGGGCTTCAAGGAACGCGAGGCCATCATCCGCCTGGCCGGCAAGGAAGCGGTCGAACTCGCCATCTACAAGGAAGGCGATGCGAACACCGTCGCCACCGCCGATGCGATCCAGAAGCGCCTGGACGAGATCAAGGAGCAGATCCCGCCGGACATCACGCTGACGACCACCGACGACCAGTCGACGTTCATCCGCCACGCCATCAGCGACGTCAAGAAGGACGCGGTGATCGGCGGCGCGCTCGCGATCCTGATCATCTTCCTGTTCCTGCGCGATGGCTGGAGCACGTTCGTGATCAGCCTGTCGCTGCCGGTGTCGATCATCGCGACGTTCTTCTTCATGGGCCAGATGGGCCTGAGCCTCAACGTCATGTCGCTGGGCGGCCTCGCGCTGGCCACCGGCCTGGTCGTGGACGACTCGATCGTCGTGCTCGAAAGCATCGCCAAGGCGCGTGAGCGAGGGCTTGGCGTGCTCGATGCCGCCATCGCCGGCACGCGCGAGGTGAGCATGGCCGTCGTCGCGTCCACGCTGACCACCATCGCGGTGTTCCTGCCGCTGGTGTTCGTGCAGGGCATCGCCGGCCAGCTGTTCCGCGACCAGGCGCTCACCGTTGCGCTTGCGATCGGCATCTCGTTGATCGTGTCGATGACGCTGATCCCGATGCTGAGTGCGCTCAAGGGCCGTCCGCCGATGGCGTTCGCCGAAGAAGCGCCGCACCCGCGCTGGGAGCCGAAGGCGAAGGTCGGCAAGCCGTTCGCCTACCTCGTGCACGGTTTCAACTGGCTGCTGCGCATGCTGTTCTTCGTGATCGCGTGGGGCATCGTGCGCGCGTGGCGCGGACTGGTCCGCGTGGTCGGTCCGATCATGCGCAAGGCCAGCGACCTGTCGATGGCACCGTATGGCCGCGCCGAGAGCGGCTACCTGAAGCTGCTGCCGACCGCGCTCAACCGGCCGGCGCTGGTGCTGGGTTCGGCGGCGGTGGCCTTCGCGCTGACGCTGCTGGCCGTGCCGATGCTCGGCGCGGACCTGATCCCGCAGCTGGCGCAGGACCGCTTCGAAATGACGGTGAAGCTGCCTCCTGGCACGCCGCTGCGCGACACCGACGCATTGGTGCGCGAACTGCAGCAGAAGCATGCCAAGGATGAGGGCATCCGTACGCTGTACGGCGTCAGCGGCACCGGCACGCGCCTTGACGCCAATCCGACCGAGAGCGGCGAGAACATCGGCAAGCTCACCGTCGTGATGGAGGACGGTGGCAGCAAGGCGATCGAAGCCAGTGAGACCGAGCGTCTGCGCGAAACGATGAAGGCGCATCCGTCCGCGCAGGTCGACTTCAGCCGTCCTGAGCTCTTCAGCTTCTCCACGCCGCTGGAAATCGAACTGCGTGGCCAGGACCTGGCGGGCATCCAGCAGGCGGGCCAGCAGATGGCCAAGATGCTGCGCGCCAATCCGCACTACGCCGACGTGAAGTCGACGGTGGAGGAAGGCTTCCCGGAGATCCAGATCCGCTTCGACCAGGACCGCGCCGGTGCGCTCGGCCTGACCACGCGCCAGATCGCCGACGTGGTCGTGAAGAAGGTGCGCGGCGATGTCGCCACGCGCTACAGCTTCCGCGACCGCAAGATCGACGTGCTGGTGCGTGCGCGCGAAACCGATCGCGCGTCGGTCGACAGCATCCGCCGCCTCATCGTGAACCCGGGCAGCACGCGCCCGGTCACGCTGGACGCGGTCGCCGACGTGGTCGCCACCACCGGCCCGAGCGAAATCCACCGCGCCGACCAGGTGCGCGTGGCGATCGTCTCGGCCAACCTGCGCGACATCGACCTCGGCACCGCCGTGGCGGAAGTGCAGGACATGGTGGGTCGCCAGCCGCTCGGCGCGGGCGTGAGCATGCACATCGGCGGCCAGGGCGAGGAGCTCGCGGAATCCGTCAAGTCGCTGCTGTTCGCGTTCGGTCTGGCCGTGTTCCTGGTGTATCTGGTGATGGCCTCGCAGTTCGAATCGCTGCTGCATCCGTTCGTCATCCTGTTCACCATTCCACTGGCGCTGGTCGGTGCGGTGCTCGCGCTGTTGATCACCAATTCGCCGGTGTCGGTGGTGGTGTTCATCGGCCTGATCCTGCTGGTCGGCCTGGTGGTGAAGAACGCGATCATCCTGGTCGACAAGGTCAACCAGTTGCGCGAGAACGGCGTGGGCAAGCGCGAAGCGCTGATCGAAGGTGCACGTTCGCGCCTGCGTCCGATCATCATGACCACCATGTGCACGCTGTTCGGCTTCCTGCCGCTGGCGCTGGCGATGGGCGAGGGTGCGGAAGTGCGTTCGCCGATGGCGATCACGGTGATCGGCGGCCTGCTGGTGTCGACGCTGCTGACGCTGGTGGTGATCCCGGTCGTGTACGACCTGTTGGATCGCCGCGCGGACGAGTACTACGTCAACCGCGCCAAGCGCACGCATGCGCCGATCGCCGGCGGCGATGCCGACGGCACGGTCGAGCCGGTCTGA
- a CDS encoding efflux RND transporter periplasmic adaptor subunit, whose translation MRHFSANRSRGLARAAVVLLPCLLLLSACKGGGGAGEAQAKPGEEKKGPDAVPVEVAKASRRAVAASYTGTAPLEPVAESQVVAKTSGVALNVMFEEGQQVRAGQTLVRLDSARSELQAAQTAAQMRKLEANYARAKQMAEQKLLSANDNDQLRYDLEEARAANRMANLELSYASVEAPISGVIASRSIKTGNFVQINTPIFRIVDTSRLEATLNVPERELATLKSGLPVLLQVDALPGKTFAGTVDRVAPVVDSGSGTFRVVCSFAGGGVLQPGMFGRIKIDYDQRANALVVPRVALLEDDGDPAVFVVNGDKTKRVPVKLGYMDGSWAEVREGVKEGDQVVVAGKTALRDGTVVQVLGQPQAKAEVAAVAKTESKQ comes from the coding sequence ATGCGTCACTTCAGCGCAAATCGCAGCCGTGGTCTTGCCCGCGCCGCTGTCGTCCTGTTGCCGTGCCTGTTGCTGCTGAGCGCCTGCAAGGGCGGGGGCGGGGCAGGCGAAGCCCAGGCCAAGCCAGGCGAGGAAAAGAAGGGCCCGGACGCCGTGCCGGTCGAGGTCGCCAAGGCCTCCCGTCGCGCCGTGGCCGCCAGCTACACCGGTACCGCCCCGCTGGAGCCGGTGGCCGAGTCGCAGGTGGTCGCCAAGACCTCGGGCGTGGCCCTCAACGTGATGTTCGAGGAAGGCCAGCAGGTCCGTGCCGGCCAGACCCTCGTGCGTCTGGATTCGGCCCGTTCGGAGCTGCAGGCCGCGCAGACCGCCGCGCAGATGCGCAAGCTCGAGGCCAACTACGCTCGCGCCAAGCAGATGGCCGAGCAGAAGCTGCTCAGCGCCAACGACAACGACCAGCTGCGCTACGACCTGGAAGAAGCGCGTGCGGCCAATCGCATGGCCAACCTGGAGCTGTCGTACGCCAGCGTCGAGGCGCCGATCTCGGGCGTGATCGCGTCGCGTTCGATCAAGACCGGCAACTTCGTGCAGATCAACACGCCGATCTTCCGCATCGTCGATACCTCGCGCCTCGAGGCCACGCTGAACGTGCCCGAGCGCGAGCTCGCCACGCTCAAGTCCGGCCTGCCGGTGCTGTTGCAGGTCGACGCGCTGCCGGGCAAGACCTTCGCCGGCACCGTGGATCGCGTTGCGCCGGTGGTGGATTCGGGCAGCGGCACCTTCCGCGTGGTGTGCTCGTTCGCCGGCGGCGGCGTGCTGCAGCCGGGCATGTTCGGTCGCATCAAGATCGACTACGACCAGCGCGCCAACGCGCTCGTCGTGCCGCGCGTGGCGCTGCTCGAGGACGACGGCGATCCGGCCGTGTTCGTCGTCAACGGCGACAAGACCAAGCGCGTGCCGGTCAAGCTGGGCTATATGGACGGTTCCTGGGCCGAAGTCCGCGAAGGCGTGAAGGAAGGCGACCAGGTGGTCGTCGCCGGCAAGACCGCGCTGCGCGACGGTACGGTCGTGCAGGTGCTGGGCCAGCCGCAGGCGAAGGCCGAAGTAGCGGCCGTCGCCAAGACCGAATCCAAGCAGTAA
- a CDS encoding c-type cytochrome has protein sequence MRPLMIAACFVLTTAAFSASAQETQAPAAPAAAATPAAPAAIKGNADKGRQLTYTCQGCHGVEGYKNAYPNYHVPRIGGQSAVYLTNALTEYKKGTRKHPTMQAQSQSFSDQDIADIAAFLSTLK, from the coding sequence ATGCGACCGCTGATGATCGCCGCCTGCTTCGTCCTGACCACCGCCGCGTTCAGCGCGTCGGCCCAGGAAACCCAGGCCCCTGCCGCCCCGGCCGCTGCCGCCACGCCGGCCGCTCCCGCCGCCATCAAGGGCAACGCCGACAAGGGCCGCCAACTGACCTACACGTGCCAGGGCTGCCACGGCGTCGAAGGCTACAAGAACGCGTACCCGAACTATCACGTGCCGCGGATCGGCGGCCAGTCGGCGGTCTACCTGACCAACGCGCTTACCGAATACAAGAAGGGCACGCGCAAGCACCCGACGATGCAGGCCCAGTCGCAGAGCTTCTCCGACCAGGACATCGCCGACATCGCCGCCTTCCTTTCGACCCTGAAGTGA
- a CDS encoding c-type cytochrome produces the protein MTNKILAIALLASFAVAGCSGSDTPAEHSAADRSGGHTSSSAGLPAGHIAAGEKLAQTKGKATGQSCVDCHGAEGNAPIDESYPKLAGQYYDYIAHSLQAYRDGDREHALMSSQAKELNDQQIADLAAYFGSRKSNLRDLKGVH, from the coding sequence ATGACGAACAAGATCCTCGCCATCGCCCTGCTCGCTTCCTTCGCCGTGGCCGGCTGCTCCGGTTCCGACACCCCGGCCGAGCATTCCGCCGCCGACCGTTCGGGCGGCCACACCTCTTCGTCCGCGGGCCTGCCGGCTGGCCACATCGCCGCTGGCGAGAAGCTGGCCCAGACCAAGGGCAAGGCCACCGGCCAGTCGTGCGTGGACTGCCACGGCGCCGAAGGCAACGCGCCGATCGACGAGTCCTACCCGAAGCTCGCCGGCCAGTACTACGACTACATCGCGCACTCGCTGCAGGCCTACCGCGACGGCGATCGCGAACACGCGCTGATGTCGAGCCAGGCCAAGGAGCTCAACGACCAGCAGATCGCCGACCTGGCGGCCTACTTCGGTTCGCGCAAGAGCAACCTGCGCGACCTGAAGGGCGTGCACTGA